In Anaerolineales bacterium, one DNA window encodes the following:
- a CDS encoding rhodanese-like domain-containing protein yields MGFLSKLFGPSVPNITATQLSEKLKFGKHPLVLDVRQPDEFRQGHIHGAKLCPLNELYKRMGELPRGREIVCICATGSRSRSAARILAREGFGVFNMQGGMLAWRRAKLPVQKG; encoded by the coding sequence ATGGGTTTCTTATCCAAATTGTTTGGGCCTTCGGTGCCGAACATCACGGCAACACAGCTGAGCGAAAAATTGAAATTCGGAAAACATCCGCTGGTATTGGATGTGCGCCAGCCCGATGAGTTCCGTCAGGGACACATCCACGGTGCAAAACTCTGTCCGCTCAATGAGTTATATAAGCGCATGGGGGAACTTCCCAGGGGACGCGAGATCGTCTGCATTTGTGCCACGGGCAGCCGCAGCCGTTCGGCAGCGAGGATTTTGGCAAGGGAGGGCTTTGGCGTTTTCAACATGCAGGGCGGCATGCTGGCGTGGAGGCGCGCAAAACTCCCTGTGCAAAAGGGATAG
- the coaE gene encoding dephospho-CoA kinase (Dephospho-CoA kinase (CoaE) performs the final step in coenzyme A biosynthesis.), giving the protein MSNWPGKFVIGLTGNIATGKSVVRRMLEHLGAYTIDADALTHRTYARGAPGYQQVIDRFGKWLVNKDGEIDRSKLGNLVFNDAEALKQLEAIVHPLVRQATEILAKRASQPVIVVEAIKLLEGELRMVCDSIWVTNAPEDVQLERLIRKRGMKREQALERIRIQSAQSAKVAVANIVITNTGSYDDLWKQVNEAWKEVVPATSGVEPAAARKPLPPSGEFMVQRGKPKNSAAIAELITRLSKGKRKVTADDVMEDFGDKAYMILQQDQKLVGLAGWQVENLVTRTTDIFLDENLDVQKALQTLIKEVESASSELQSEASLIFAMHDLSMQQDLWKGLGYEKRTAETLGVQAWQDAASESTTAGSSLFFKQLRRDRVLRPI; this is encoded by the coding sequence TTGAGCAACTGGCCCGGGAAGTTTGTAATTGGTCTGACTGGCAACATCGCAACCGGAAAGAGCGTGGTGCGCCGCATGCTGGAGCATTTGGGCGCATATACCATTGACGCGGACGCACTCACACACCGAACCTATGCCAGGGGCGCGCCGGGCTATCAACAGGTGATTGACCGCTTTGGCAAATGGCTGGTCAACAAGGACGGCGAGATCGACCGCAGTAAACTTGGCAATCTCGTCTTCAATGACGCCGAAGCGCTGAAACAACTGGAAGCCATTGTCCACCCGCTGGTGCGTCAGGCGACGGAAATCCTCGCAAAACGTGCATCCCAACCGGTGATCGTGGTCGAAGCGATAAAACTGCTCGAGGGTGAACTGCGAATGGTGTGCGATTCCATCTGGGTGACAAATGCCCCGGAAGATGTCCAGCTGGAAAGGCTGATCCGCAAGCGCGGGATGAAGCGCGAACAGGCGCTGGAACGAATCCGCATCCAGTCGGCACAAAGCGCGAAAGTGGCGGTGGCAAATATCGTCATCACCAACACCGGCTCCTATGATGACCTGTGGAAACAGGTCAACGAAGCCTGGAAAGAGGTTGTCCCTGCCACAAGCGGTGTGGAGCCCGCGGCTGCCAGGAAACCGCTGCCCCCCAGCGGCGAATTCATGGTCCAGCGCGGAAAGCCCAAAAATTCGGCAGCCATCGCTGAATTGATCACACGCCTGAGCAAAGGCAAACGCAAGGTCACCGCAGACGATGTGATGGAGGATTTCGGCGACAAGGCGTACATGATTCTTCAACAGGACCAAAAACTCGTCGGCCTGGCGGGCTGGCAGGTGGAAAACCTGGTAACGCGCACAACCGACATCTTCCTCGATGAAAACCTTGATGTTCAAAAAGCGCTTCAGACCCTGATCAAGGAAGTGGAAAGCGCCTCGAGCGAACTGCAAAGCGAAGCATCCCTTATCTTTGCCATGCACGATCTTTCCATGCAACAGGATCTCTGGAAGGGACTTGGCTACGAAAAACGCACAGCCGAGACCCTCGGTGTGCAAGCCTGGCAGGATGCCGCAAGCGAATCCACAACCGCGGGAAGTTCGCTCTTCTTCAAACAATTGCGCAGGGACCGCGTCCTGCGCCCCATCTAG
- the recJ gene encoding single-stranded-DNA-specific exonuclease RecJ, with the protein MSVYTLFVMTFDPPKEKRWIIPPQITPEADAELSKFPPVLRQILFNRGYANEADARAFLNAKPNINTDPFQMTGMREAVERIQAGIMNSEPIAIYGDYDVDGVTATALLVETLQKLDADVRGYIPNRFEEGYGLNNNALDELKADGIKLVITVDCGIRSPNEALHARTIGMDLIISDHHHPDAENLPPAFAVINPKQHGDVYPDKDLAGVGIAYKIAEALFSIRASKAEDGLNDQFLDNLLDLVALGTVADLAPLVGENRVLVRRGLRQMRQTTRQGLFSLAGVSDLALAKVNAGHIGFLLGPRLNAAGRLKEALAAFELLTTTDVFKAGELAQQLDMQNRERQRITRETQTRAEEIAMGEDPHAYLLFAAHGEFNSGVVGLAASRLTEKFYRPAIVASKGEQETRGSCRSIPEFHITDALDQCADLLVRHGGHAAAAGFTVKNENLSGLVARLKAIAAEKLSGEDLRPTVTADAEVSLTEVRPDLYEKCLRYLEPTGYGNQEARFVARNVKIKNARTVGADGKHLKLSLEDENRFTHDAIGFRLGGWNKNMPPRVDIVFTYEVNEYNGRAGYQLNLKDLKAA; encoded by the coding sequence TTGAGCGTTTATACTCTTTTCGTTATGACATTCGACCCGCCCAAGGAAAAACGCTGGATCATCCCGCCTCAGATCACGCCCGAAGCGGATGCCGAGCTGTCGAAATTTCCGCCCGTTTTGAGACAGATCCTCTTCAACCGCGGCTATGCCAACGAGGCCGATGCGCGCGCCTTTCTCAATGCAAAACCGAACATCAACACCGACCCGTTTCAAATGACGGGGATGCGTGAGGCGGTTGAGCGCATCCAGGCCGGCATCATGAACAGCGAACCCATCGCCATCTACGGCGATTACGATGTGGACGGGGTCACAGCCACCGCGCTGCTCGTGGAGACTCTGCAAAAACTGGATGCGGATGTGCGCGGTTACATCCCGAACCGTTTTGAGGAAGGTTATGGATTAAACAACAACGCGCTGGATGAGCTTAAAGCGGACGGCATCAAGCTGGTCATCACCGTGGACTGCGGCATCCGCTCGCCGAACGAGGCGCTTCATGCGCGCACCATCGGGATGGACCTCATCATCAGCGACCACCATCACCCTGACGCTGAAAACCTGCCGCCGGCCTTCGCTGTCATCAACCCCAAACAACATGGCGATGTGTACCCGGATAAGGATCTGGCCGGCGTGGGAATCGCGTACAAAATTGCGGAGGCCTTGTTTTCTATCCGGGCATCAAAGGCCGAAGACGGATTGAACGATCAATTCCTTGACAATCTTCTTGATCTGGTCGCATTGGGAACCGTCGCCGACCTTGCGCCGCTGGTTGGTGAAAACCGCGTGCTTGTGCGCAGAGGCCTTCGGCAGATGCGGCAGACCACGCGGCAGGGATTGTTCTCGCTGGCAGGGGTCTCGGATCTGGCACTCGCGAAAGTGAACGCCGGGCACATCGGCTTCCTGCTCGGTCCACGCTTGAATGCTGCGGGACGATTAAAGGAGGCGCTGGCGGCCTTTGAACTATTGACAACGACCGATGTCTTCAAAGCCGGTGAACTGGCACAGCAGTTGGATATGCAAAACCGCGAACGGCAGCGCATCACGCGCGAGACGCAGACGCGTGCCGAGGAAATTGCGATGGGCGAAGACCCGCATGCCTATCTGCTCTTTGCCGCGCATGGGGAATTCAATTCAGGCGTGGTCGGTCTCGCCGCTTCACGCTTGACAGAAAAATTCTATCGCCCCGCCATCGTCGCATCCAAAGGCGAGCAGGAGACGCGCGGCTCGTGCCGCTCCATTCCCGAATTCCACATCACGGATGCCCTCGATCAGTGCGCGGACCTGCTCGTCCGCCACGGGGGACATGCCGCAGCGGCAGGCTTCACGGTGAAGAATGAGAATCTGTCAGGCCTGGTTGCCAGATTGAAAGCCATCGCCGCGGAAAAACTGTCCGGCGAAGATCTCAGGCCGACGGTCACCGCGGATGCGGAAGTATCCCTCACGGAAGTGCGTCCGGACCTGTATGAAAAATGTCTGCGCTATCTCGAGCCGACGGGGTATGGCAATCAGGAAGCCCGCTTTGTGGCGCGCAACGTGAAAATCAAAAACGCTCGCACCGTCGGCGCAGACGGGAAGCACTTAAAGTTATCACTCGAAGATGAAAACAGATTTACGCACGATGCGATCGGTTTTCGGTTGGGCGGGTGGAACAAAAACATGCCGCCGCGCGTGGATATCGTATTCACCTATGAAGTAAATGAATACAACGGACGCGCGGGCTATCAATTGAATTTGAAGGATTTGAAAGCGGCGTAA
- the cdaA gene encoding diadenylate cyclase CdaA, with product MTEFLNNLFFIFQRISWLSIFDILLVTLIFFALLYTLRDTQAMALLRGMILLVVALILLTSLVELPAFSWFAQSSLPALLLALPVIFAPEIRRTLERIGRAGTVWPVSVQSADASLEQTIHAVVSATARLSARQHGALIIMQRLDNLDEFAQSGVQIEAKVTPELLLQIFYPNTPLHDGGVIIYNSKVIAAACVLPLSASGILNRTPERQMGLRHRAALGTSEASDAIAIVVSEETGAISIAHAGRMLRRLDPERLENILIAFFRPNGREYKPNLLERLLPGLFHRREDK from the coding sequence GTGACCGAATTCCTGAACAACCTCTTCTTCATTTTTCAACGAATCAGCTGGCTGAGCATCTTTGACATCCTGCTCGTCACGCTGATCTTCTTTGCATTGCTTTACACCCTTCGCGACACACAGGCAATGGCCTTGCTGCGCGGAATGATCCTGCTGGTCGTGGCGCTCATCCTGCTCACCAGCCTCGTGGAACTGCCCGCTTTTTCGTGGTTCGCACAAAGCTCACTGCCGGCCCTGTTACTGGCCCTGCCGGTGATATTTGCCCCGGAGATTCGGCGGACCCTGGAACGCATCGGTCGCGCCGGGACCGTCTGGCCTGTTTCCGTTCAATCAGCGGATGCCAGCCTCGAGCAGACCATCCATGCCGTGGTTAGTGCAACGGCAAGGTTATCCGCCCGCCAGCACGGTGCGTTGATCATCATGCAGAGACTGGACAACCTCGATGAGTTCGCACAGAGCGGCGTTCAAATCGAAGCAAAAGTGACACCCGAACTGCTGTTGCAAATCTTCTATCCGAACACGCCCCTGCACGACGGCGGCGTAATTATCTACAACTCCAAGGTCATTGCTGCGGCTTGCGTGCTTCCGCTTTCTGCCAGTGGAATTCTGAACCGCACCCCGGAGCGTCAAATGGGACTTCGCCACCGTGCCGCGCTGGGCACCTCCGAAGCCAGCGACGCCATTGCCATCGTCGTTTCAGAAGAGACGGGCGCGATCTCCATTGCGCATGCCGGCAGAATGCTGCGCCGGCTGGACCCTGAACGCCTGGAAAATATTTTGATCGCATTCTTCCGTCCAAACGGCCGGGAATATAAACCGAACCTGCTTGAAAGACTTTTACCGGGTTTGTTTCATCGAAGAGAAGATAAATAA
- a CDS encoding DUF2721 domain-containing protein, with protein MEITLTTPALLFPTVSLLLLAYTNRFLTLATIIRNLHDRYSRDHEESLLRQIANLRYRVYLIRNMQIYGVLSLLFCVVSMFALFAGWVAGGQWSFGIALVLMIISLGISLRELQISVGALDLLLAELEDGERPG; from the coding sequence ATGGAGATCACGCTCACCACCCCCGCCTTGTTGTTCCCGACGGTTTCATTATTGCTGCTGGCATACACCAATCGCTTTTTGACCCTTGCGACCATCATCCGTAATTTGCATGATCGATATAGCAGGGATCATGAGGAAAGCCTGCTCCGCCAGATCGCAAATTTACGCTACCGCGTGTATCTCATCCGCAATATGCAGATCTACGGCGTGTTGAGCCTGCTTTTTTGCGTGGTCAGCATGTTCGCGCTCTTTGCAGGCTGGGTGGCGGGCGGGCAGTGGAGTTTCGGTATCGCGCTGGTCTTGATGATCATTTCGCTCGGCATCTCCCTGCGCGAGTTGCAGATCTCGGTGGGGGCATTGGATTTGTTGTTGGCGGAGTTGGAGGATGGGGAGAGGCCGGGCTAG
- a CDS encoding cation-translocating P-type ATPase codes for MQTNNTWYAKTSEEVFAELKSRPAGLKQAEAEQRLTEYGPNEIQAAKRISAWEILFEQFKNILILILLGATILSLFLGHGVESIVIAVIVLFAVFLGFIQEYRAERAIEALRRMAAPTASVLRDDAEVKVPARELVPGDVILVHTGDRIPADARLLESVNLQVDEAALTGESVPLEKSTEPLPNAELSLGDRSNMVYAGTAATYGRGQAVVVATGMYTEFGKIAQLLQTVESGRTPLQQNLDRVGTALARAAFVVVALIVALGLMRGQPFVEMLIFGIALAVAVVPEALPAVVTISLAIGVQKMVKRNALIRRLPAVETLGSTSVICSDKTGTLTKDEMTVRKVYAAGELFTVSGPGYAPVGEFSRDGKPVTEMPDGLRQMLTAATLASDTHLVSGAENESGSEWDIKGDPTEGALVVAAAKAGLQKEALDAEYPRVQEIPFTSESKRMTTLHQTKDGVIAYAKGAPEVILDDCDWQLTPDGPKPLDARGRKQVLDQAQKMAGEALRVLGIACKENVNLETAQTGMTFLGLTGMIDPPRSEAKEAIAVCEEAGIRAVMITGDHPATARAVANELGLLKTGRVVSGAELEAMSDEQFKKEVETIDVYARVSPAHKLRVVTALQANEHIVAMTGDGVNDAPALKKADIGIAMGITGTDVTKEAAAMTLTDDNFASIVAAVEEGRGVFGNIKKYLMFLLSSNIGEITLMAAATLLGLPLPLTAVQLLYVNLATDGLPALALAVDPSDADIMRRKPRNPLTGIFTRPVKWILGIAGLWSGFVNISLFIWALNSGRSMEEAMTMTFMSLVVIQFFKAYNHRSEHRTVFERPFRNKWLNLAIVWEFSLLLLIVYLPFLHEPFSTYSLPPIDWVIIFAVAATITPVLELVKWFIRKGWFGDME; via the coding sequence ATGCAGACCAATAATACCTGGTACGCAAAAACATCGGAAGAAGTATTCGCTGAACTAAAAAGCCGGCCTGCCGGGCTGAAGCAGGCGGAGGCGGAGCAGCGTCTCACCGAATACGGTCCCAATGAAATTCAGGCAGCCAAACGCATTTCCGCCTGGGAAATTTTATTCGAACAGTTCAAGAACATCCTGATATTGATCCTGCTCGGTGCAACCATCCTCTCCCTGTTTCTCGGGCATGGTGTCGAGTCCATTGTGATTGCCGTGATCGTATTGTTTGCCGTCTTTCTCGGTTTTATCCAGGAATATCGTGCCGAGCGTGCCATCGAAGCCTTGCGGCGCATGGCAGCTCCCACAGCCTCCGTTTTGCGTGACGATGCGGAAGTCAAAGTGCCGGCCCGCGAACTGGTGCCGGGCGATGTCATTCTTGTACATACCGGCGACCGCATCCCTGCCGATGCGCGCCTGCTCGAATCCGTCAATTTGCAGGTGGACGAGGCGGCGCTGACGGGTGAATCTGTTCCCTTGGAAAAATCCACAGAGCCGCTTCCCAATGCGGAACTAAGCCTGGGAGACCGCTCGAACATGGTCTACGCCGGGACCGCCGCCACCTATGGACGTGGTCAGGCTGTGGTGGTGGCCACGGGCATGTACACTGAATTTGGCAAGATCGCCCAACTCTTGCAGACCGTGGAAAGCGGACGTACGCCCCTCCAGCAAAACCTGGATCGCGTTGGGACGGCGCTGGCGCGTGCGGCATTTGTGGTTGTTGCGTTGATCGTGGCGCTGGGGTTGATGCGCGGACAACCCTTTGTCGAAATGCTGATCTTCGGCATTGCGCTGGCGGTGGCGGTCGTGCCGGAAGCCTTGCCGGCCGTGGTGACCATCTCGCTTGCCATCGGTGTGCAAAAAATGGTCAAACGCAATGCGCTCATCCGCCGCCTGCCGGCCGTGGAGACGCTCGGCAGCACCTCGGTCATCTGCTCGGATAAGACCGGTACGCTGACCAAGGATGAAATGACCGTACGAAAAGTATATGCCGCCGGTGAGTTGTTCACGGTCAGCGGCCCGGGATATGCGCCGGTCGGCGAGTTCTCCCGCGATGGAAAACCGGTCACTGAAATGCCGGACGGGCTGCGCCAGATGCTGACTGCCGCCACGCTCGCATCTGATACACACCTGGTCAGCGGCGCGGAAAATGAATCGGGAAGTGAATGGGATATTAAAGGAGATCCAACGGAAGGCGCGTTGGTGGTGGCGGCGGCCAAGGCTGGTTTGCAGAAAGAGGCGCTCGATGCCGAATATCCCCGCGTACAGGAGATCCCGTTCACATCCGAATCAAAACGCATGACCACACTGCATCAGACGAAGGACGGGGTGATCGCATACGCCAAAGGCGCTCCCGAAGTGATCCTGGATGATTGTGACTGGCAATTGACCCCGGATGGACCCAAGCCGCTCGACGCGCGCGGACGAAAACAGGTGTTGGATCAGGCACAAAAAATGGCGGGCGAGGCATTGCGCGTTTTGGGGATCGCTTGCAAAGAGAATGTGAACCTTGAAACCGCTCAAACCGGCATGACCTTTCTGGGCCTGACCGGCATGATCGATCCTCCGCGCAGCGAAGCAAAGGAGGCGATCGCCGTTTGTGAGGAGGCGGGCATCCGCGCCGTGATGATCACGGGCGACCATCCTGCAACTGCGCGGGCGGTGGCAAATGAACTGGGTTTGTTGAAAACCGGGCGGGTGGTCAGCGGTGCGGAACTGGAGGCGATGTCTGACGAACAGTTCAAGAAGGAAGTGGAAACCATCGACGTGTATGCGCGTGTTTCCCCGGCGCATAAATTGCGCGTGGTCACCGCCTTGCAGGCCAACGAACATATCGTGGCGATGACCGGTGACGGCGTGAACGATGCGCCCGCGCTCAAGAAGGCGGACATCGGCATTGCGATGGGCATCACCGGCACGGACGTCACCAAGGAAGCCGCTGCGATGACCCTGACCGACGATAATTTCGCCTCCATCGTTGCGGCCGTGGAGGAGGGGCGCGGTGTCTTTGGCAACATCAAAAAGTATTTGATGTTCCTGCTCTCCTCGAATATCGGCGAGATCACCCTGATGGCTGCCGCCACCCTGCTTGGCCTGCCACTGCCGTTGACAGCGGTGCAACTGCTGTATGTGAACCTGGCAACGGACGGCCTGCCCGCACTGGCGCTGGCGGTGGACCCGTCGGATGCCGACATCATGCGCCGCAAGCCGCGCAACCCGCTCACCGGGATATTTACCCGCCCGGTAAAATGGATATTGGGCATCGCCGGGCTTTGGTCTGGTTTCGTTAATATCAGCCTGTTCATTTGGGCATTGAACTCCGGGCGCAGCATGGAAGAGGCGATGACGATGACCTTCATGTCGCTGGTGGTGATCCAGTTCTTCAAGGCCTACAACCATCGTTCGGAGCACCGCACGGTATTCGAACGGCCGTTCCGGAATAAATGGTTGAACCTTGCCATCGTGTGGGAATTCTCACTGTTATTGCTGATCGTGTACTTGCCTTTCCTGCATGAGCCATTCAGCACCTACAGCCTGCCGCCGATAGATTGGGTGATCATCTTCGCCGTGGCAGCCACCATCACCCCCGTTCTGGAACTGGTCAAGTGGTTCATCCGTAAGGGCTGGTTCGGCGATATGGAGTAG
- a CDS encoding SDR family oxidoreductase, producing the protein MDIKGKVVIVTGASSGIGEATARQFGRQGAKVVLAARRVDKLLSLAQEIEAMGTGADAFVVQADLSRLNDIQKLVAQTLEKFGRIDVLVNNAGFGRLDWLENLDPVKDIQAQIDVNVMGVIQTTRQVLPLMMKQRAGSIINMCSMAGLVGTPTYTIYAASKHAVHGFSEALRREVKPWGIDVSLIYPGGVVTEFSRHAGIKRKTNASTPKFMLLTAEQVGEAVVKLVRRPRRMWIIPWLWSVTAFMNKFMPAFVDYTTITRFTIPEREDELKVK; encoded by the coding sequence ATGGACATTAAAGGTAAGGTGGTCATCGTTACAGGCGCGTCATCAGGGATCGGCGAAGCCACCGCCCGCCAGTTCGGACGCCAGGGTGCGAAGGTGGTGCTGGCCGCCCGCCGTGTGGACAAGCTGCTGTCGCTTGCGCAGGAGATCGAGGCGATGGGTACAGGTGCGGATGCTTTTGTTGTGCAAGCCGATCTCTCTAGGCTGAATGATATCCAAAAGCTGGTCGCACAAACCTTGGAAAAGTTCGGACGGATCGATGTGCTGGTCAATAATGCCGGTTTTGGCCGCTTGGACTGGCTGGAAAATCTTGACCCCGTGAAGGATATTCAGGCGCAGATTGACGTGAACGTGATGGGCGTCATCCAGACCACGCGGCAGGTGCTGCCGCTCATGATGAAACAGCGCGCAGGCAGCATCATCAACATGTGTTCGATGGCGGGCCTGGTCGGCACGCCCACCTATACGATCTATGCCGCCTCCAAACACGCCGTGCATGGTTTCTCCGAGGCCCTGCGCCGTGAGGTCAAACCCTGGGGCATTGACGTTTCGCTCATCTACCCGGGCGGTGTTGTGACCGAATTCAGCCGGCACGCCGGCATCAAGCGCAAGACCAATGCCTCCACGCCCAAATTTATGCTATTGACTGCGGAGCAGGTCGGCGAGGCTGTGGTAAAACTGGTACGCCGCCCGAGGCGCATGTGGATCATTCCCTGGCTGTGGAGTGTAACTGCTTTCATGAATAAATTCATGCCCGCTTTTGTGGATTACACGACGATCACCCGTTTCACCATTCCCGAACGGGAAGATGAATTGAAGGTGAAATAA
- a CDS encoding hydrogenase maturation nickel metallochaperone HypA, whose amino-acid sequence MDSNPRLSSIVSLLLREPLPADSVQLAVGELNDLNEEQLREQWEELVAQTSLAQTTLNIRMIPAELQCMACFLKYHPQRKETVCPQCNSVGAKILAGEEFYLESF is encoded by the coding sequence ATGGATAGCAACCCGCGATTATCTTCCATTGTCAGCCTTCTGCTTCGGGAACCGTTGCCTGCGGACTCAGTTCAATTAGCAGTCGGCGAATTGAATGACCTTAACGAAGAACAGCTACGTGAACAGTGGGAAGAACTTGTGGCGCAAACATCGCTCGCGCAAACTACATTAAATATCCGCATGATTCCCGCCGAGCTGCAGTGCATGGCGTGCTTTCTGAAATATCATCCCCAAAGAAAGGAAACGGTCTGTCCGCAATGTAATAGCGTGGGCGCGAAGATTCTGGCTGGCGAGGAGTTTTACCTTGAATCTTTTTAA